The Pelagibaculum spongiae genome has a segment encoding these proteins:
- the sdhC gene encoding succinate dehydrogenase, cytochrome b556 subunit, with product MKDKRPRNISPGDIMAMQLPITAKASILHRISGVLLFLLMPVLLWLLDFSLSSEQNFLQLKSVLDGSVGKLATLFAMAFLIYHFCAGIRHLLMDLGYGEEKESGKQGAVAMMVVTAILVALTGVWLWL from the coding sequence ATGAAAGATAAAAGACCTAGAAATATTTCGCCTGGCGATATTATGGCGATGCAGCTGCCAATTACTGCAAAAGCCTCGATTCTGCACCGGATATCCGGTGTGTTGTTATTCCTGTTAATGCCAGTATTGCTTTGGCTTTTGGATTTTTCGCTCAGTTCTGAGCAGAATTTCCTTCAGTTGAAAAGTGTACTTGATGGCTCAGTTGGAAAGCTGGCGACGCTGTTTGCAATGGCGTTCTTGATTTATCACTTCTGTGCGGGTATCCGCCACTTGTTGATGGATCTTGGCTATGGCGAGGAAAAAGAAAGCGGCAAGCAGGGTGCTGTGGCGATGATGGTTGTCACTGCAATTCTGGTTGCGTTAACGGGAGT